From the genome of Syntrophales bacterium:
CGCCCAGCCCGATGATCAGAAGAAGCGCTCTATCTGAAGGATTCCCGAATGTTTCATATTCAATCTCGATGCCATTGGCGGCGGCTTTTGCCATTGTCAGACCTCCCGAATTTTGAGGGGCAATCATTAACTCCTGTCCGAATTCTTTACCAAACGCAAAGGAGGGGTTACTTTAGCATCTCCCCCGGATCCCTCTTCACAGGAAGGAGCAGGCAAAGTTTCAGGCCGTAGCGGCTGCTTTCATTGCCGCCTCGATCCCCTTGCTGAAATCCGTAAGCACGGTTGTCATTCGGGTTGCCAGTTCCTTGTCGATCATAAAAAGGCCGTTACCGGCGTCTTTCCCCTTGCCGAGCAAATTTAGGTTGGCGATAATGTCGCTGTCGGTTTCCTCTTCTTCGATCTGTTCGGTTACGTACCATTGCAGAAAGATATTCGTCGCGTGGTCTTTCTCGGCAATGGCCAGGTCAACCAGGTCATTGATTGATTTAGTTATGAATTTTTCATGTTCCAGCGTCTTCTGGAACATCTCGAGCGGGGACTTCCACTCACGAGGCGGTTCCGCAAGCGTCATCAGTTTGACCTTGCCGCCCTGTCGCTGAATGTACTCATAGAATTTCATGGCATGCAGCATCTCCTCGTGGTACTGAACCATGAACCAGTTTGCGAATCCCTTCAAGCCCAGCGAGTTGCTGTAGGCCGACATCGCCATATAGAGATATGCAGAGTAAAGCTCCTTGTTGATCTGGCCGTTTAGCGCGTCTTCCATCTTTTTCCCGATCATTGTCTTTCCTCCTTAAATTAAAATGCTGGCGGACTATCCCGAGCGTTCAATCCATTACAGGATTATAACACATTGAAGAGCATGATTTGGCAATCATTTCAGTCCGCATTTACAAGTATTCTGCAGTGAGGATAAATAGCATTTTTTTGATGTCAATTACAAGCATACTTTAAGGCTTTTCTCTCCTTTTTTAAAAGTGTCGGGACAAGCTGCGATATCGATTTGCCGCTGTATATTTAGTAATTGCATCGCCAAAGTTTAACTGATAATTGACAGCGCCGAAAGTACGTAAATTGCGGGCAGGAATCAATGGTTTCAACAAACAGTAAAATAAGAGGAGATCAGCAGGGATCGCTTTTATGGCTTTCACTTCTACCGGCCTTGCTTGTTGTCATTATCTATCTGCCGGCAGCCTGGTTTGACTTCATCACCCTTGATGACAATCTCTATATCATTGATAACCCCGAAATAACGCTGGGGATTTCCATAGAGGGAATAAAGTGGGCGTTCACAACCCTCTACACGACGAACTGGCATCCGCTGACTTGGCTGTCGCTGCTTGCCGAATATCATTTCTTCGGTTTGCATCCCGCCGGCTACCATATTGTCGGGATTATTCTGCATGCCCTCAACTCTATGCTGCTTTTTTTCGTTCTTTTGGGGTTGACCGGGAAACGATGGAGGTCGGTGGCGGTGGCGGCGCTTTTTGCCGTCCATCCGCTCAATATTGAGTCCGTTGTCTGGATCGCGGAGCGTAAGAATCTCCTCAGTACGCTTTTCTGGATTTTAACAATCTGGTCTTACACACGCTACGTAAGCAGGCCCGGGGCAAAGCGTTATCTGGAGACGGCGCTGTTGTTTGCGCTGGGGCTGATGGCCAAGCCAATGGGCGTCAGTTTGCCGTTTATTCTTTTGCTGCTCGATTACTGGCCGCTTCGGCGATTCTCTTTTACTCAAGACCGTTTGCCGGAGGCGCCTGATTTTAGAAGGCGAGTTCGCATTGTTGTGCGGCTTGTAATCGAAAAAATTCCTTTTTTCGTCATTTCCTTTCTTTCCATTGTGATTACGATTTATGCCGCCAAAACCGGCGGGGCGGCAAAATCCCTTCTGGCATTCCCGTTGCTGGGAAGACTCGAAAATGCGCTTGTATCATATTTTTCCTATATTAAGCTGTTGCTAAGACCGGTGGAAATCTCCCTTTATTACCCGTATCCAAGCTTCATGCCTCTCGGGAAGACGATCGCCGCGTTCTTATTTCTATTGGCCGTTACATGTTTTGTTATT
Proteins encoded in this window:
- a CDS encoding ferritin, which translates into the protein MIGKKMEDALNGQINKELYSAYLYMAMSAYSNSLGLKGFANWFMVQYHEEMLHAMKFYEYIQRQGGKVKLMTLAEPPREWKSPLEMFQKTLEHEKFITKSINDLVDLAIAEKDHATNIFLQWYVTEQIEEEETDSDIIANLNLLGKGKDAGNGLFMIDKELATRMTTVLTDFSKGIEAAMKAAATA
- a CDS encoding tetratricopeptide repeat protein, whose protein sequence is MVSTNSKIRGDQQGSLLWLSLLPALLVVIIYLPAAWFDFITLDDNLYIIDNPEITLGISIEGIKWAFTTLYTTNWHPLTWLSLLAEYHFFGLHPAGYHIVGIILHALNSMLLFFVLLGLTGKRWRSVAVAALFAVHPLNIESVVWIAERKNLLSTLFWILTIWSYTRYVSRPGAKRYLETALLFALGLMAKPMGVSLPFILLLLDYWPLRRFSFTQDRLPEAPDFRRRVRIVVRLVIEKIPFFVISFLSIVITIYAAKTGGAAKSLLAFPLLGRLENALVSYFSYIKLLLRPVEISLYYPYPSFMPLGKTIAAFLFLLAVTCFVIIKANKYRYLAVGWFWYLVTLLPVIGILQVGRQAMANRYAYIPFIGVFIIIIWGIGDLLGRSRRLKYIAAGAIFLMIVYCGALSSRELQNWKDSRAVYARALAVTKDNHIAILGMGNELLKGGKLALAEKYYREALRIRPDYELTNYNLGLALMRQKKMKEAEFYFREAIKYDPSFSKAYEKLDALLLKEEKINKTKGDR